Proteins encoded together in one Osmerus eperlanus chromosome 20, fOsmEpe2.1, whole genome shotgun sequence window:
- the LOC134006985 gene encoding cyclin-dependent kinase 6-like, with amino-acid sequence VQVVTLWYRAPEVLLQSSYATPVDLWSVGCIFAEMFRRRPLFRGNSDVDQLGKIFDLVGVPSEEDWPQEVALPQSAFSPRSSQPIESLVPDIDDQGKSLLMQFLAFNPARRISAFAALTHVYFQGVDSESQSVYAAQPFLNKPPMGKRAT; translated from the exons gtgcaggtggtgaCGTTGTGGTACAGAGCTCCAGAGGTGCTGCTCCAGTCCAGCTACGCGACCCCTGTCGACCTGTGGAGCGTAGGGTGCATCTTCGCTGAGATGTTCAGGAGAAG acCTCTATTTCGAGGAAACTCAGATGTGGACCAGCTGGGGAAGATCTTTGA tctggTGGGGGTCCCCTCTGAGGAGGACTGGCCACAGGAAGTGGCTCTGCCCCAGAGCGCCTTCTCTCCTCGATCCTCTCAGCCAATAGAAAGCCTGGTCCCGGACATCGACGACCAGGGGAAGTCCCTGCTCATG CAATTCCTGGCATTCAACCCGGCCCGGAGGATCTCTGCATTCGCAGCTCTGACCCACGTCTACTTCCAGGGAGTGGACAGTGAGAGCCAGAGTGTGTACGCTGCTCAGCCCTTCCTCAACAAGCCCCCCATGGGGAAGAGGGCCACCTGA
- the LOC134006986 gene encoding cyclin-dependent kinase 6-like yields MDKESIPQRYEPVAEIGEGAYGKVYKARDLKNGGRFVALKRVRVQTEEEGMPLSTIREVAVLRQLEAFEHPNVVRLFDVCTVSRSDRETKLTLVFEHVDQDLTTYLEKAPDPGVPPETIKDMMYQLLQGLDFLHSHRVVHRDLKPQNILVTSGGQIKLADFGLARIYSFQMALTSVVSIP; encoded by the exons ATGGACAAAGAAAGTATACCGCAACGCTACGAGCCAGTGGCTGAGATTGGCGAAGGGGCTTACGGAAAAGTGTACAAGGCGCGAGACTTGAAGAACGGGGGACGGTTCGTAGCCCTGAAAAGAGTTCGGGTGCagacagaggaggaaggaatGCCCTTGTCTACCATCCGCGAGGTGGCGGTACTGAGGCAGCTCGAGGCGTTTGAGCACCCCAATGTTGTAAg GCTGTTTGATGTGTGCACGGTGTCCCGGAGCGACCGCGAGACCAAGCTGACCCTGGTGTTTGAGCATGTGGACCAGGACCTCACCACCTACCTGGAGAAGGCTCCAGACCCAGGTGTGCCCCCAGAGACCATCAAG GATATGATGTACCAGCTGCTTCAGGGTTTGGACTTCCTGCACTCTCACCGCGTGGTTCACCGAGACCTGAAGCCCCAGAACATTCTGGTGACCAGCGGGGGGCAGATTAAGCTGGCTGACTTCGGCCTCGCCCGCATCTACAGCTTCCAAATGGCCCTAACCTCCGTGGTGAGCATCCCATAA